Proteins encoded in a region of the Pseudomonas viciae genome:
- a CDS encoding SOS response-associated peptidase family protein produces MCGRFVQYEGMAVFMEELGPQLPLFGGYDAEPISRYNVAPTTRVQILHSTEAGVHITPVRWGWAPFWAKGKRPVPINARIETVTTGKFFKQLWPAGRALVPSEGWYEWVKDPNDPKKKQPYFIRLKDQKPMFFGALAQARPGLDEQDGDGFVIITASCDQGMVDIHDRRPLVLSPEQAREWLDPDLSPGQAEEIARDRSRPEADFEWYAVGKEVGNVRNQGAQLLLPWYPEEN; encoded by the coding sequence ATGTGCGGGAGATTCGTGCAGTACGAGGGGATGGCAGTGTTTATGGAGGAGCTAGGCCCTCAGCTGCCATTGTTCGGCGGATACGACGCAGAGCCGATCAGCCGGTACAACGTGGCTCCGACGACCCGCGTGCAGATCCTGCACAGCACAGAGGCAGGCGTTCATATCACGCCAGTGAGGTGGGGATGGGCGCCCTTTTGGGCGAAGGGGAAACGTCCGGTTCCGATTAATGCCAGAATAGAGACCGTTACGACGGGAAAGTTTTTCAAACAGCTTTGGCCGGCCGGGCGCGCACTGGTGCCCAGCGAGGGCTGGTATGAGTGGGTTAAAGACCCAAATGATCCAAAGAAAAAACAACCCTATTTCATCCGGCTGAAGGATCAGAAACCGATGTTTTTCGGGGCGCTCGCACAGGCCCGTCCAGGTCTGGACGAGCAAGACGGTGACGGTTTCGTAATCATTACCGCGTCATGCGACCAGGGCATGGTAGATATCCATGATCGCCGGCCGTTGGTGTTATCACCTGAGCAAGCGCGGGAGTGGCTTGACCCGGATCTCAGCCCAGGGCAAGCAGAGGAAATTGCCAGAGACCGTTCCCGACCGGAAGCCGATTTCGAATGGTATGCCGTGGGCAAAGAGGTGGGGAATGTCAGAAACCAGGGAGCACAGTTGTTGCTCCCCTGGTATCCGGAAGAAAACTAA
- a CDS encoding DUF2971 domain-containing protein — protein MDAEKIYDELVELIATVDDFMAADIKAAQLLKQSVMPKSIFKYRLGRYDESGNCWDVSNLRNNQVRMTLPESFNDPYDSLFSVAIRGNELERKILDHMIFAPIRKSMRICCFSESIESMLMWTHYANEHKGFAIEYGPNEKSSIALQLWPVFYRDKLFDLSRYFSRVSSSLIPLLPALHKAIDWKYEKEWRLIVPGNGEESLSMPSPKALYLGSKCCPKIEEEITAIAIEKKIKLFRMSHNPLEFKMDITLVPS, from the coding sequence ATGGATGCGGAAAAGATTTATGACGAGCTTGTGGAGCTAATTGCTACAGTAGATGATTTTATGGCGGCTGATATCAAGGCGGCACAGCTTCTAAAGCAGAGTGTTATGCCTAAATCGATATTCAAATATCGTCTGGGAAGGTATGACGAGAGTGGCAATTGCTGGGACGTAAGTAATCTTCGGAACAATCAAGTTCGGATGACATTGCCCGAATCGTTTAATGATCCTTACGATTCGCTTTTCAGCGTAGCAATAAGGGGAAATGAGCTGGAAAGAAAAATCCTTGATCATATGATCTTTGCTCCAATAAGGAAGTCGATGAGAATCTGCTGCTTTAGCGAGTCGATTGAGTCAATGCTAATGTGGACTCACTATGCCAATGAGCATAAAGGGTTTGCCATAGAGTATGGGCCGAACGAGAAGAGTTCGATTGCGTTGCAGCTTTGGCCAGTTTTCTATCGTGACAAGTTGTTCGATCTTAGTAGATATTTTTCTCGGGTCAGCTCCAGTTTAATACCGCTTTTGCCTGCTCTTCACAAGGCGATTGATTGGAAATATGAAAAAGAATGGCGTTTGATAGTGCCTGGGAATGGTGAAGAAAGCCTTTCAATGCCTAGTCCTAAAGCACTTTATCTCGGGTCAAAATGTTGTCCGAAAATTGAAGAGGAAATAACTGCGATAGCTATCGAAAAGAAAATCAAGCTATTCAGAATGAGCCACAATCCGCTCGAATTTAAGATGGACATAACGCTTGTCCCTAGCTAG
- a CDS encoding LexA family protein, with amino-acid sequence MSYSILGPIAEGGLKLPLCSFRVPAGFPSPAADHIEAHISLDEVLNIRAPHVYLVSIAGESMQGAGIFEGDLAVVDRAMEPAHGHIVVALLNNEPVCKRLCIRGKEVILLSENPKYPPRYVLEGDELVIWGVITCSVRSHV; translated from the coding sequence ATGAGCTATTCAATTCTAGGCCCTATTGCCGAGGGTGGCTTGAAGCTGCCCCTGTGTTCGTTTCGAGTGCCCGCCGGGTTTCCGTCCCCGGCGGCGGACCACATCGAAGCGCACATCTCATTGGATGAGGTTCTGAACATTCGCGCCCCGCATGTCTACCTGGTTTCCATCGCCGGTGAGAGCATGCAAGGCGCTGGGATCTTTGAAGGGGACCTAGCCGTCGTCGACCGTGCGATGGAACCTGCGCACGGTCACATCGTCGTGGCGCTGCTGAACAACGAACCCGTGTGCAAGCGCCTCTGCATTCGTGGGAAGGAGGTGATTCTCCTATCGGAGAACCCCAAGTACCCACCGAGGTACGTGCTCGAGGGCGACGAACTGGTCATCTGGGGCGTCATCACCTGCAGCGTGCGCAGCCATGTCTAA
- the umuC gene encoding translesion error-prone DNA polymerase V subunit UmuC, giving the protein MSKVQSVFALVDCNSFYASCERVFRPDLARVPIVVLSNNDGCVIARSYDAKPYVKMGEPYFQIKHKLQKHGIVPFSSNYALYGDMSERVMTLIESMVPAVEVYSIDEAFADLTGIDGRDALGRKIRSQVLRCTGIPVGVGIAHTKTLAKLANHTAKRLQVQTGGVVDICDPFKRDWVLRNTDVAEVWGVGRKMKLHLDAMGIKTAMDLAKADPWTLRKKFSVVIEKTARELGGTPCLELDEPNPPKQEICCSRMFGKRLTELAPIKEAVATYMMRASEKLRAQKSLCKKVRVSIRTGMFNPEEAKYADGVLIDLPYPTDDVRLLTKAAVDALDRVFRPGFKYSKAEVLLMNLCQQGEYTEDLFATSQPIDATKLMAVLDQVNGRWGSGTLRSASVPVSPDWGMRRGMMSRSFTTKLDQLWVVACK; this is encoded by the coding sequence ATGTCTAAAGTCCAGTCGGTTTTCGCCCTGGTCGATTGCAATAGCTTCTACGCCAGTTGCGAAAGAGTGTTCCGCCCGGATCTTGCCCGTGTGCCCATTGTGGTGCTAAGCAACAACGATGGCTGTGTGATCGCTCGAAGCTACGACGCCAAGCCCTACGTGAAAATGGGCGAGCCGTATTTCCAAATCAAGCACAAGCTGCAGAAGCACGGCATCGTCCCGTTCTCGTCTAATTACGCGCTCTATGGAGACATGAGCGAGCGCGTGATGACTCTAATTGAATCGATGGTGCCGGCCGTCGAAGTCTATAGCATCGATGAAGCCTTCGCGGATCTGACCGGCATTGACGGCCGGGATGCCCTCGGCCGGAAGATCCGCAGCCAGGTGCTGCGCTGCACCGGCATCCCGGTTGGGGTAGGGATCGCTCACACGAAAACCCTGGCGAAGCTGGCGAATCACACGGCCAAGCGACTCCAGGTGCAAACGGGCGGCGTGGTTGATATCTGCGACCCGTTCAAGCGTGACTGGGTGCTGCGCAATACGGACGTGGCCGAGGTCTGGGGCGTCGGTCGCAAGATGAAACTGCACCTAGACGCCATGGGCATCAAGACAGCGATGGACCTGGCGAAGGCTGACCCATGGACACTGCGCAAGAAGTTCAGCGTGGTGATCGAGAAGACCGCCCGCGAGCTGGGCGGCACGCCATGCCTGGAGCTGGACGAGCCGAACCCGCCGAAGCAGGAGATCTGCTGTAGCCGGATGTTCGGTAAGCGCCTCACGGAGCTGGCACCAATCAAGGAAGCGGTGGCCACCTACATGATGCGCGCCTCGGAAAAGCTCAGGGCTCAGAAGTCGCTGTGCAAGAAGGTCCGCGTCAGCATCCGCACCGGTATGTTTAACCCCGAGGAGGCGAAGTACGCCGACGGCGTGTTGATTGACCTGCCGTACCCCACCGACGATGTCCGGTTGCTCACCAAGGCTGCGGTTGACGCGCTCGACCGGGTATTCCGGCCGGGCTTCAAATACAGCAAGGCTGAGGTGCTGTTGATGAACCTTTGTCAGCAAGGGGAGTACACCGAGGACCTGTTTGCCACCTCTCAGCCTATCGACGCCACGAAACTGATGGCGGTGTTGGACCAGGTCAACGGGCGATGGGGCAGCGGGACGCTTCGATCAGCGAGCGTACCAGTCAGTCCAGATTGGGGGATGCGACGAGGCATGATGAGTCGAAGTTTCACTACGAAGCTAGATCAATTGTGGGTGGTCGCCTGTAAATAA